The proteins below are encoded in one region of Candidatus Rokuibacteriota bacterium:
- a CDS encoding ABC transporter ATP-binding protein → MPGVTIRGLTKRYGDVAAVLGLELRVEPGELVALLGPSGCGKTTTLRLVAGFLKPEAGEIWVGERCLSSPAAVVPPERRRMAMIFQSYALWPHMTVDQNVAYGLRFTGVPKAERDRRVKDILKAVQLEGYGSRYPGELSGGQQQRVAVARALVVEPEILLLDEPLSNLDANLREEMRFEIRRLHETFAITTLYVTHDQAEAMVISDRVAVLQDGRVAQVGTAEELFERPRTRFVAEFIGKTNLIDGRAEGTATVARGDLRLRVASAGLTAGAPVAVSIRPHQIELAPRARAGATAARETNVLTGTVVRASYLGDGVDYQVRIEGSDVVLRVAGPAPPRVRLGESVSVSVAVSACVPLPSGGG, encoded by the coding sequence ATGCCCGGCGTGACGATACGGGGTCTGACCAAGCGCTACGGCGACGTCGCCGCCGTCCTAGGCCTCGAGCTGCGCGTGGAGCCCGGCGAGCTGGTGGCGCTGCTCGGGCCATCGGGCTGCGGCAAGACGACCACGCTGCGGCTCGTGGCGGGCTTTCTCAAGCCGGAAGCGGGCGAAATCTGGGTCGGAGAACGCTGCCTCTCGTCGCCGGCAGCGGTGGTCCCGCCCGAGCGGCGCCGGATGGCGATGATCTTCCAGAGCTACGCGCTGTGGCCGCACATGACGGTGGATCAGAACGTCGCGTACGGGCTGCGGTTCACGGGAGTGCCGAAGGCCGAGAGGGACCGGCGGGTGAAGGACATCCTGAAGGCGGTCCAGCTCGAGGGCTACGGATCCCGCTATCCCGGCGAGCTCTCCGGCGGCCAGCAGCAGCGCGTCGCCGTCGCGCGTGCGCTGGTGGTCGAGCCCGAGATCCTGCTCCTGGACGAGCCGCTCAGCAACCTGGACGCGAACCTCCGCGAGGAGATGCGCTTCGAGATCCGGCGCCTGCACGAGACGTTCGCGATCACGACGCTCTACGTCACGCATGATCAGGCGGAGGCCATGGTGATCTCGGACCGCGTGGCGGTACTCCAGGACGGGCGCGTCGCCCAGGTCGGCACGGCCGAAGAGCTCTTCGAGCGTCCGCGGACGCGCTTCGTCGCCGAGTTCATCGGGAAGACCAACCTGATCGACGGCCGCGCCGAGGGGACGGCCACCGTCGCCCGCGGGGACTTACGCCTGCGCGTTGCCTCGGCAGGCCTGACGGCCGGCGCGCCGGTCGCCGTCTCGATCCGGCCTCACCAGATCGAGCTGGCGCCGCGAGCTAGAGCCGGCGCCACGGCCGCGCGGGAGACTAACGTCCTCACGGGTACCGTCGTGCGCGCGAGCTATCTCGGCGACGGAGTCGACTACCAGGTCCGGATCGAGGGAAGCGACGTCGTCCTGCGCGTGGCCGGCCCGGCCCCGCCGCGTGTGCGGCTGGGCGAGAGCGTCAGCGTGAGCGTGGCGGTGAGCGCGTGCGTCCCGCTGCCGTCAGGGGGCGGCTAG
- a CDS encoding ABC transporter substrate-binding protein: MFKKRWFIIASILLAMAGWRDVSWSKEPYHVGVVSFGGGQVEVILGMQEGMKELGYEEGKNIAYTVVDAAGSDEKARAAAEEFLRKKVDVVYAVSTPVTTHVAQVIKNIPIIFNIVSDPVGTGLVRSWRSSGNNLTGCSNYVGQTGPKRLEVLKMMVPDVRRVLVPYDPKNRFSHGAIVILREAANALRIALIEKHVGSKDDVVALMKSIRRGEYDAFFHLGEAKVTAAIDAVIARLNEVKLPSIAHEESFSEKGMLAAYGPSWRVLGKQCAQSLDKALRGERPADIPIQIPTRFDLVINIQTAKAIGITLPREVFTRAEKIIER; encoded by the coding sequence ATGTTCAAGAAGCGCTGGTTCATTATTGCGTCGATACTCCTGGCCATGGCCGGGTGGCGTGACGTGTCGTGGTCCAAAGAACCTTATCACGTGGGTGTTGTCTCCTTTGGCGGTGGGCAGGTCGAAGTCATTCTGGGCATGCAGGAAGGTATGAAAGAGCTCGGATATGAAGAAGGCAAGAATATCGCTTATACCGTCGTGGATGCCGCAGGTTCCGATGAGAAAGCCAGAGCTGCCGCTGAGGAGTTTTTGAGAAAGAAAGTCGATGTTGTCTATGCCGTTTCGACGCCGGTGACAACACACGTGGCGCAGGTCATAAAAAACATTCCAATCATCTTCAACATTGTAAGTGATCCGGTGGGCACTGGATTGGTGCGAAGCTGGCGCTCATCGGGCAACAACCTTACCGGCTGCAGTAATTACGTCGGGCAGACCGGTCCGAAGCGGCTGGAGGTTCTAAAAATGATGGTGCCCGATGTTCGTCGGGTACTTGTCCCATACGATCCGAAAAATAGGTTCTCACACGGTGCGATCGTGATTCTTCGGGAAGCTGCAAACGCGCTTAGGATTGCGCTCATTGAAAAGCACGTTGGATCGAAGGATGACGTAGTGGCCCTAATGAAGAGCATCAGGCGAGGCGAATATGATGCCTTCTTCCACCTTGGTGAGGCAAAGGTCACCGCTGCCATCGACGCGGTGATCGCACGTCTGAACGAAGTCAAACTTCCCTCAATAGCTCATGAGGAATCTTTTTCGGAAAAGGGGATGCTGGCCGCCTATGGTCCCTCGTGGCGAGTTCTTGGGAAACAGTGCGCGCAAAGTCTGGACAAAGCGTTACGCGGTGAAAGGCCCGCCGACATTCCGATTCAAATTCCGACGAGGTTTGACTTAGTAATTAACATTCAGACCGCGAAGGCGATAGGAATCACGCTACCGAGGGAGGTGTTCACTCGTGCGGAGAAGATTATTGAGCGGTGA
- a CDS encoding carbohydrate porin, whose product MRACPGAIIRAGTTTRTSTPLSPIPAGSRRGTTASSCWASRWSTGKAYYGGFSRDLPGQTYELVLEWTYAIAVARWLTVQPDLQYVINPGGRSSVGSAVVLGAQLAVEF is encoded by the coding sequence ATGCGGGCCTGCCCGGGCGCTATCATTCGGGCGGGTACTACGACTCGAACGAGTACGCCTCTCTCACCAATCCCGGCCGGCAGCAGACGGGGAACTACGGCTTCTTCCTGCTGGGCGAGCAGATGGTCTACCGGGAAGGCGTACTACGGCGGCTTCAGCCGCGACCTGCCAGGGCAGACGTACGAGCTGGTCCTCGAGTGGACGTACGCCATCGCCGTCGCCCGGTGGCTCACGGTGCAGCCGGACCTCCAGTACGTCATCAACCCAGGGGGCCGATCGAGCGTCGGCAGCGCCGTCGTGCTCGGGGCGCAGCTCGCGGTCGAGTTCTGA
- a CDS encoding leucine zipper domain-containing protein: protein MDMHKKARTTPRSRAEIVRRVVEAGQRSTQVAAGMGISVRTVRKWVARYQHEREAGLAERSCRPRRQSTATPRRLVRWVLHLRRQRWTGTDIAARLRLSPATVARLLRRHGLARLRALEPPRPVRRYQRRRPGSLLHVGTKKLGRIGRIGHRITGDRRAWVRGIGWEYVHVAIDDATRVAYVEVLRAGDGPPCAAFLWGAPWPGFAASASAGASS from the coding sequence ATGGACATGCATAAGAAAGCCCGGACCACGCCACGGAGTCGAGCCGAGATTGTGCGCCGGGTCGTGGAGGCGGGGCAACGCTCAACCCAGGTCGCCGCCGGAATGGGGATCAGTGTGCGCACGGTGCGCAAGTGGGTCGCCCGGTATCAACACGAGCGGGAGGCGGGCCTGGCCGAGCGGTCGTGTCGGCCGCGGCGGCAGTCCACGGCCACGCCCCGCCGGCTGGTCCGCTGGGTGCTGCACCTGCGGCGGCAACGCTGGACGGGGACGGACATCGCCGCGCGCTTGCGGCTCAGTCCCGCCACGGTGGCCCGGCTCCTACGGCGCCACGGACTGGCGCGCCTGCGCGCCCTCGAGCCGCCCCGGCCGGTGCGCCGCTATCAGCGCCGCCGCCCCGGAAGTTTGCTCCACGTCGGCACGAAGAAGCTCGGCCGGATCGGGCGCATCGGCCATCGCATTACCGGGGACCGCCGCGCCTGGGTGCGCGGCATCGGCTGGGAGTACGTCCATGTCGCTATCGACGACGCCACGCGCGTGGCCTATGTGGAGGTCCTGCGGGCTGGGGACGGCCCCCCGTGCGCGGCCTTCCTCTGGGGCGCGCCCTGGCCTGGTTTCGCCGCCTCGGCATCCGCGGGCGCGAGCTCATGA
- a CDS encoding trehalose-6-phosphate synthase, whose product MRLSLRFIIPLALALAAIAYAVVPLVDRLTLKWFTRDLEIRSTLIATAVQEPLHELVLGGTKAKVLRFFNKMTQDERLYAVGFCDAAQDRLVATQAFPPDLNCKALDAFLARPTHLLPSAQGPLHVSVQKIEAEGESVGRLVLVHDMSFVQRRSEETKRYVFYFFIGLGAIVSMITVIIAQLSWRGWVQGMRALLRGEGLLRPAERINLPELRPLARDLRMLIRDLEMEYRPRDESQITWSPEALKRILREDLKGEDIIVVSNREPYIHVRRDDAVEVQRPASGLVTALEPVMRACSGVWIAHGGGSADRQTVDRNDRVAVPPEHPAYQLRRVWLTKEEEAGYYYGFANEGLWPLCHIAHVRPTFRTSDWTQYAAVNRTFARSVQEEAKTDAPIVLVQDYHFALLPRMIRELLPRATIITFWHIPWPNPEAFAICPWRAELVDGLLGSSILGFHTQFHCNNFLDTVDRQLEARVDRELFTVSYRGQPTAVKRYPISIEWPPPADVMRVSLEECRSRVRRRHGLGPDHAVGVGVDRMDYTKGILERFNAIERLLEIEPRWIGTFSFIQIAAPSRSSIEQYQDFEVHVRALASRINARFEAGDCPPIILKVEHHEPQDVYEHYRAADLCFVSSLHDGMNLVAKEFVASRDDERGVLILSQFTGASRELPEALIVNPYDIDQCAAAMHVALTMPLSEQRNRMRLMRGLIQEFNVYRWAGRMLLDASNMRMRGRVMTAEAARPAAGR is encoded by the coding sequence ATGCGACTCTCGCTTCGCTTCATCATTCCCCTGGCGCTCGCCCTGGCCGCGATCGCCTACGCCGTAGTCCCGCTCGTGGATCGGCTCACGCTCAAGTGGTTCACGCGGGATCTCGAGATCCGCTCGACTCTGATCGCCACTGCCGTCCAGGAGCCGCTGCATGAGCTCGTCCTCGGCGGAACCAAGGCCAAGGTCCTGCGCTTCTTCAACAAGATGACGCAGGACGAGCGACTCTACGCGGTCGGCTTTTGCGATGCGGCCCAGGACCGGCTCGTGGCCACGCAGGCCTTCCCGCCAGACCTCAACTGCAAGGCCCTCGATGCCTTCCTGGCGAGACCGACGCACCTGCTGCCGAGCGCGCAGGGGCCGTTGCACGTTTCGGTGCAGAAGATCGAAGCGGAGGGAGAATCCGTCGGCAGGCTGGTGCTGGTGCACGACATGAGCTTCGTCCAGCGCCGCAGTGAGGAGACGAAGCGCTACGTCTTCTACTTCTTCATCGGTCTGGGCGCCATCGTCTCGATGATCACCGTCATCATCGCGCAGCTGAGCTGGCGCGGCTGGGTGCAGGGCATGCGGGCGCTGCTGCGCGGGGAAGGACTGCTGCGGCCGGCCGAGCGGATCAACCTGCCGGAGCTGCGGCCGCTTGCCCGGGACCTGCGCATGCTCATCCGCGATCTGGAGATGGAATACCGGCCGCGCGACGAGAGCCAGATCACCTGGTCGCCCGAGGCGCTGAAGCGGATCCTGCGCGAGGACCTGAAGGGCGAGGACATCATCGTCGTGTCCAATCGCGAGCCCTACATACACGTCCGACGGGACGATGCCGTGGAGGTGCAGCGGCCGGCGAGCGGCCTGGTGACGGCGCTCGAGCCGGTGATGCGGGCCTGTTCCGGCGTCTGGATCGCGCACGGCGGCGGCTCCGCGGACAGGCAGACGGTGGACCGCAACGACCGCGTGGCGGTGCCGCCCGAGCACCCGGCCTACCAGCTCAGGCGCGTCTGGCTGACGAAGGAGGAGGAAGCCGGCTACTACTACGGCTTCGCCAACGAGGGACTGTGGCCGCTGTGCCATATCGCCCACGTGCGCCCGACCTTCCGCACGAGCGACTGGACCCAGTACGCGGCGGTCAACCGCACGTTCGCCCGCTCGGTGCAGGAGGAAGCCAAGACCGATGCCCCCATCGTGCTGGTGCAGGACTACCACTTCGCGCTCCTGCCGCGCATGATCCGCGAGCTGCTCCCCCGCGCCACGATCATCACCTTCTGGCATATTCCCTGGCCGAACCCCGAGGCGTTCGCCATCTGCCCCTGGCGGGCCGAACTGGTCGACGGGCTGCTCGGCAGCAGCATCCTCGGCTTCCACACCCAGTTCCACTGCAACAATTTCCTCGACACTGTGGACCGCCAACTGGAGGCCCGCGTAGATCGCGAATTGTTCACGGTCTCATACCGCGGCCAGCCCACCGCCGTGAAGCGCTACCCGATCTCCATCGAGTGGCCGCCACCGGCCGACGTGATGCGTGTGAGCCTCGAGGAATGCCGCAGCCGCGTGCGCCGGCGGCACGGGCTCGGGCCCGACCACGCCGTCGGCGTCGGCGTGGATCGCATGGACTACACCAAGGGAATACTCGAACGGTTCAATGCCATCGAGCGGCTGCTCGAGATCGAGCCGCGCTGGATCGGCACGTTCAGTTTCATCCAGATCGCCGCGCCGTCCCGCTCCAGCATCGAGCAGTATCAGGATTTCGAGGTGCACGTGAGGGCGCTGGCCAGCCGCATCAATGCCCGCTTCGAGGCGGGCGACTGCCCGCCCATCATCCTCAAGGTGGAGCACCACGAGCCCCAGGACGTGTACGAGCACTACCGAGCGGCGGACCTGTGCTTCGTGAGCAGCCTGCACGACGGCATGAACCTGGTGGCGAAGGAGTTCGTTGCCTCGCGCGACGACGAGCGCGGCGTGCTGATCCTCAGCCAGTTCACAGGGGCCTCGCGCGAACTGCCGGAAGCGCTGATCGTCAACCCGTACGACATCGACCAGTGCGCCGCGGCCATGCACGTCGCGCTCACCATGCCGCTGTCGGAGCAGCGCAACCGCATGCGCCTCATGCGCGGCCTGATCCAGGAGTTCAACGTATACCGATGGGCCGGCCGCATGCTGCTCGATGCCTCCAACATGCGCATGCGCGGCCGGGTGATGACGGCGGAGGCCGCGCGCCCCGCGGCCGGGCGGTAG